The following proteins come from a genomic window of Ferrovibrio sp. MS7:
- a CDS encoding 5-formyltetrahydrofolate cyclo-ligase, which translates to MPQSDSLDDIQAAKAALRPKLRQRRQEAAKANGAAIAGVAAERFIAGIPLTQGMAVAGYWPLPSEIDPRPLLARLRAEFGARILLPTVQPDSLGLTFRPWNGDDAILEPGRYGIPAPPEAAGAARPDLVIVPLVGFDRQGRRLGMGAGYYDATLSALRRDAANRPLCVGYAFAVQQVPKVPCWAQDERLDWVVTERGAIRCEDKVEEREGR; encoded by the coding sequence ATGCCCCAGTCAGATAGCCTCGATGATATCCAGGCCGCCAAGGCGGCGCTCCGGCCGAAACTGCGCCAGCGCCGCCAGGAAGCGGCCAAGGCCAATGGCGCGGCGATTGCCGGCGTGGCGGCGGAGCGGTTCATCGCCGGCATTCCGCTGACGCAAGGCATGGCCGTGGCTGGTTACTGGCCGCTGCCGAGCGAGATCGACCCGCGGCCCCTGCTGGCGCGGTTGCGCGCCGAGTTTGGCGCGCGCATCCTGTTGCCGACGGTGCAGCCCGATAGCCTGGGTTTGACTTTCCGGCCCTGGAATGGCGACGACGCAATACTTGAGCCGGGGCGTTACGGCATCCCGGCACCGCCGGAGGCCGCTGGCGCGGCACGACCCGATCTGGTGATCGTGCCGCTGGTCGGCTTCGACCGTCAGGGCCGGCGGCTCGGTATGGGCGCGGGTTATTACGATGCCACGTTGAGCGCGTTGCGCCGCGATGCGGCGAACCGGCCGCTTTGCGTCGGCTATGCCTTCGCCGTGCAGCAGGTGCCAAAGGTGCCATGCTGGGCCCAGGATGAGAGACTGGATTGGGTAGTGACCGAGCGCGGCGCTATCAGATGTGAAGATAAGGTTGAAGAACGGGAAGGCAGGTAG